One Eubalaena glacialis isolate mEubGla1 chromosome 11, mEubGla1.1.hap2.+ XY, whole genome shotgun sequence DNA segment encodes these proteins:
- the CSNK1E gene encoding casein kinase I isoform X2 produces the protein MELRVGNKYRLGRKIGSGSFGDIYLGANIASGEEVAIKLECVKTKHPQLHIESKFYKMMQGGVGIPSIKWCGAEGDYNVMVMELLGPSLEDLFNFCSRKFSLKTVLLLADQMISRIEYIHSKNFIHRDVKPDNFLMGLGKKGNLVYIIDFGLAKKYRDARTHQHIPYRENKNLTGTARYASINTHLGIEQSRRDDLESLGYVLMYFNLGSLPWQGLKAATKRQKYERISEKKMSTPIEVLCKGYPSEFSTYLNFCRSLRFDDKPDYSYLRQLFRNLFHRQGFSYDYVFDWNMLKFGASSSQAQPRDSDAIALPRPRPYACAGSMYPPTYWCPAPLGTQDPPDRPMEEMEELPPANYWPVVWTSGPQF, from the exons GTGCCAACATCGCCTCTGGTGAAGAAGTTGCCATCAAGCTTGAGTGTGTGAAAACGAAGCACCCCCAGCTGCACATCGAGAGCAAGTTCTACAAGATGATGCAGGGGGGAG TGGGAATTCCATCCATCAAGTGGTGCGGAGCCGAGGGTGACTACAACGTGATGGTCATGGAGCTGCTGGGGCCCAGCCTCGAGGACCTCTTCAACTTCTGCTCCCGCAAGTTCAGCCTCAAGACGGTGCTGCTCCTGGCCGACCAGATG atcaGCCGCATCGAGTACATCCACTCCAAGAACTTCATACACCGGGACGTCAAGCCCGACAACTTCCTCATGGGGCTGGGGAAGAAGGGCAACCTGGTGTACATCATTGACTTCGGCCTGGCCAAGAAGTACCGGGACGCCCGCACCCACCAGCACATCCCCTACCGGGAAAACAAGAACCTGACTGGCACTGCCCGCTACGCCTCCATCAACACCCACCTGGGCATCG AGCAAAGCCGTCGAGATGACCTGGAGAGTCTGGGCTACGTGCTCATGTACTtcaacctgggctccctgccctgGCAGGGCCTCAAAGCGGCCACCAAGCGCCAGAAGTACGAGCGGATCAGCGAGAAGAAGATGTCGACGCCCATTGAAGTCCTCTGCAAAGGCTACCCCT CTGAGTTCTCAACATACCTCAACTTCTGCCGTTCGCTGCGGTTCGACGACAAGCCCGACTACTCCTACCTGCGCCAGCTCTTCCGCAACCTCTTCCACCGTCAGGGCTTCTCCTATGACTATGTCTTCGACTGGAACATGCTCAAATTC GGGGCTTCCTCAAGCCAGGCTCAGCCCCGTGACAGCGACGCTATTGCActgcccaggccccgcccctatGCCTGTGCCGGGTCCATGTACCCACCCACGTACTG GTGCCCGGCACCCCTGGGCACCCAGGACCCTCCAGATAGGCccatggaggagatggaggagctgCCCCCCGCAAACTACTGGCCTGTGGTCTGGACCTCAGGGCCCCAGTTCTGA
- the CSNK1E gene encoding casein kinase I isoform X1 — protein MELRVGNKYRLGRKIGSGSFGDIYLGANIASGEEVAIKLECVKTKHPQLHIESKFYKMMQGGVGIPSIKWCGAEGDYNVMVMELLGPSLEDLFNFCSRKFSLKTVLLLADQMISRIEYIHSKNFIHRDVKPDNFLMGLGKKGNLVYIIDFGLAKKYRDARTHQHIPYRENKNLTGTARYASINTHLGIEQSRRDDLESLGYVLMYFNLGSLPWQGLKAATKRQKYERISEKKMSTPIEVLCKGYPSEFSTYLNFCRSLRFDDKPDYSYLRQLFRNLFHRQGFSYDYVFDWNMLKFGAARNPEDVDRERREHEREERMGQLRGSATRALPPGPPTGATASRLRSAAEPVASTPASRIQQAGNTSPRAISRVDRERKVSMRLHRGAPANVSSSDLTGRQEVSRISASQTSVPFDHLGK, from the exons GTGCCAACATCGCCTCTGGTGAAGAAGTTGCCATCAAGCTTGAGTGTGTGAAAACGAAGCACCCCCAGCTGCACATCGAGAGCAAGTTCTACAAGATGATGCAGGGGGGAG TGGGAATTCCATCCATCAAGTGGTGCGGAGCCGAGGGTGACTACAACGTGATGGTCATGGAGCTGCTGGGGCCCAGCCTCGAGGACCTCTTCAACTTCTGCTCCCGCAAGTTCAGCCTCAAGACGGTGCTGCTCCTGGCCGACCAGATG atcaGCCGCATCGAGTACATCCACTCCAAGAACTTCATACACCGGGACGTCAAGCCCGACAACTTCCTCATGGGGCTGGGGAAGAAGGGCAACCTGGTGTACATCATTGACTTCGGCCTGGCCAAGAAGTACCGGGACGCCCGCACCCACCAGCACATCCCCTACCGGGAAAACAAGAACCTGACTGGCACTGCCCGCTACGCCTCCATCAACACCCACCTGGGCATCG AGCAAAGCCGTCGAGATGACCTGGAGAGTCTGGGCTACGTGCTCATGTACTtcaacctgggctccctgccctgGCAGGGCCTCAAAGCGGCCACCAAGCGCCAGAAGTACGAGCGGATCAGCGAGAAGAAGATGTCGACGCCCATTGAAGTCCTCTGCAAAGGCTACCCCT CTGAGTTCTCAACATACCTCAACTTCTGCCGTTCGCTGCGGTTCGACGACAAGCCCGACTACTCCTACCTGCGCCAGCTCTTCCGCAACCTCTTCCACCGTCAGGGCTTCTCCTATGACTATGTCTTCGACTGGAACATGCTCAAATTC GGTGCAGCCCGGAACCCCGAGGACGTGGACCGGGAGCGGCGAGAGCACGAGCGTGAGGAGAGGATGGGGCAGCTCCGGGGGTCCGCGACCCGGGCTCTGCCCCCTGGCCCGCCCACCGGGGCCACCGCCAGTCGGCTCCGCAGTGCGGCCGAGCCTGTAGCTTCCACCCCTGCCTCCCGCATCCAGCAAGCTG GCAATACTTCCCCCAGAGCGATCTCCCGGGTCGACAGAGAGAGGAAGGTGAGCATGAGGCTACACAGGGGCGCACCCGCCAACGTCTCGTCCTCCGACCTCACTGGGCGGCAAGAGGTCTCCCGGATTTCAGCCTCACAG ACAAGCGTGCCATTTGACCACCTCGGGAAGTGA
- the CSNK1E gene encoding casein kinase I isoform X3 — MELRVGNKYRLGRKIGSGSFGDIYLGANIASGEEVAIKLECVKTKHPQLHIESKFYKMMQGGVGIPSIKWCGAEGDYNVMVMELLGPSLEDLFNFCSRKFSLKTVLLLADQMISRIEYIHSKNFIHRDVKPDNFLMGLGKKGNLVYIIDFGLAKKYRDARTHQHIPYRENKNLTGTARYASINTHLGIEQSRRDDLESLGYVLMYFNLGSLPWQGLKAATKRQKYERISEKKMSTPIEVLCKGYPSEFSTYLNFCRSLRFDDKPDYSYLRQLFRNLFHRQGFSYDYVFDWNMLKFVPGTPGHPGPSR, encoded by the exons GTGCCAACATCGCCTCTGGTGAAGAAGTTGCCATCAAGCTTGAGTGTGTGAAAACGAAGCACCCCCAGCTGCACATCGAGAGCAAGTTCTACAAGATGATGCAGGGGGGAG TGGGAATTCCATCCATCAAGTGGTGCGGAGCCGAGGGTGACTACAACGTGATGGTCATGGAGCTGCTGGGGCCCAGCCTCGAGGACCTCTTCAACTTCTGCTCCCGCAAGTTCAGCCTCAAGACGGTGCTGCTCCTGGCCGACCAGATG atcaGCCGCATCGAGTACATCCACTCCAAGAACTTCATACACCGGGACGTCAAGCCCGACAACTTCCTCATGGGGCTGGGGAAGAAGGGCAACCTGGTGTACATCATTGACTTCGGCCTGGCCAAGAAGTACCGGGACGCCCGCACCCACCAGCACATCCCCTACCGGGAAAACAAGAACCTGACTGGCACTGCCCGCTACGCCTCCATCAACACCCACCTGGGCATCG AGCAAAGCCGTCGAGATGACCTGGAGAGTCTGGGCTACGTGCTCATGTACTtcaacctgggctccctgccctgGCAGGGCCTCAAAGCGGCCACCAAGCGCCAGAAGTACGAGCGGATCAGCGAGAAGAAGATGTCGACGCCCATTGAAGTCCTCTGCAAAGGCTACCCCT CTGAGTTCTCAACATACCTCAACTTCTGCCGTTCGCTGCGGTTCGACGACAAGCCCGACTACTCCTACCTGCGCCAGCTCTTCCGCAACCTCTTCCACCGTCAGGGCTTCTCCTATGACTATGTCTTCGACTGGAACATGCTCAAATTC GTGCCCGGCACCCCTGGGCACCCAGGACCCTCCAGATAG